In Fusobacterium sp. JB019, one DNA window encodes the following:
- a CDS encoding efflux RND transporter permease subunit produces MKIIDYSIKNTIVIRFIVALLIIGGLFSYFKLGKLEDPEFKIKEALVVTLYPGASQHDTELFVTDKIEQALQKIPNIEFTESVSKNGYSQVKIKLKESVKSKELPQYWDNVRKKINDAQINLPQGVIPSIVLDDYGDVYGMFLAVTSDGYSYSELSKYTKYIEKELQSIPGVSKTSIFGNPKENVEILIDRNKINSMGISTKAIAMSLFSQNLITGGGNIDYGNLIVNLKFNNEIKTMEKLKNLIIFSGKLPNGNSEIIRLGDIATIKKGYSYPMKEKMYYNGKKSMGISLSPLVGTNIVNTGKEIDAKIDYLKEKLPLGISVEKIYYQPDLVSSSINIFVINLLISIFTVVGVLLLTMGLKSGFIIGSGLILSILGTLIAMLFMKIDLQRVSLGSFIIAMGMLVDNSIVIVDNTLVNLNKNLGIEVSLENATKKPAIPLLGATLIAVLAFLPAYLMPTYMGEYVGSCFWVIGISLILSWALCLTQTPAYCKVFLTKKDLKKPSKKEIKFYDKARKTLELLIKYKKITITIVFCSLLFSIFLLAFIPKSFFPDSNKKGFTVNLWCPEGTKIKVIEDASLKLNNFLMEDKRIKNVTATIGASPARYYVSTIPEAPNSSFGELIVSIKKLKELDKIASSILNFSNKNLPGVMVSIKKYPNGTAVEYPIEYEFSGPDPKILRDLSQKAITIMKNTPGALNVRTNWRNKVLTWKGDFSQINAKKVAITPFDVTTSLIRSSNGMPIGKIKDEDSLKAVVLKEKQYGELSNIEKTPIWGLIGKAQPLGSIIKNSRLEFENNQIWRKNRIRTIKVQCDVPIGTNPDKIRNLMKKDIENITLPKDYSAHWGGLFFEQMKNTKALVNSVPFPVVIMFTICVLLFASVKIAGLIFLMIPLALIGIAPGLLITGKSFGFMSAVGLIALSGIMIKNIVVLMDEINFQINGLKKEPEIAVIDSSVSRIRAVGLAAVTTIFGMIPLLRDPLYGDMAATIIFGLFASTILTLFIFPVLYLITYRK; encoded by the coding sequence ATGAAAATTATTGATTACTCAATTAAAAACACAATAGTTATCCGTTTTATAGTAGCCTTACTTATAATTGGAGGTCTTTTTTCATACTTTAAGCTTGGGAAATTAGAAGATCCTGAATTTAAAATAAAAGAAGCTTTAGTTGTTACTTTATATCCTGGAGCTTCCCAACATGATACAGAACTTTTTGTTACTGATAAAATAGAACAAGCTCTTCAAAAAATTCCAAATATTGAATTTACTGAAAGTGTTTCTAAAAATGGTTACTCTCAAGTTAAGATAAAACTAAAAGAATCCGTTAAAAGTAAAGAGCTACCACAATATTGGGATAATGTTAGAAAAAAAATTAATGATGCACAGATAAACCTCCCTCAAGGAGTTATCCCTTCCATTGTTTTAGATGATTACGGAGATGTTTATGGAATGTTTCTTGCTGTAACTAGTGATGGCTACTCTTATTCTGAGCTTTCTAAATATACTAAATATATTGAAAAAGAGCTTCAATCTATCCCTGGAGTTTCAAAAACATCTATTTTCGGAAATCCTAAAGAAAACGTGGAAATATTAATTGATAGAAATAAAATAAATTCCATGGGTATCAGTACAAAAGCAATTGCAATGTCTTTATTTTCTCAAAATTTAATTACTGGAGGAGGAAATATAGATTATGGAAATTTAATAGTTAATTTAAAATTTAATAATGAAATCAAAACCATGGAAAAATTAAAAAATTTAATAATTTTTTCTGGAAAACTTCCAAATGGAAATTCTGAAATAATTAGACTAGGAGATATTGCAACTATAAAAAAAGGATATTCTTATCCTATGAAAGAAAAAATGTATTATAACGGTAAAAAATCCATGGGAATTTCTTTGTCTCCATTAGTGGGAACCAACATTGTTAATACTGGAAAGGAAATTGATGCTAAAATAGATTATTTAAAAGAGAAACTTCCTTTAGGTATTAGTGTTGAAAAAATTTATTATCAACCTGATTTAGTTAGTTCTTCCATTAACATTTTTGTAATAAATTTACTTATTTCTATTTTCACTGTTGTTGGAGTATTACTTTTAACAATGGGACTGAAGAGTGGTTTTATTATAGGAAGTGGACTTATCCTTTCTATTCTTGGAACTCTAATAGCAATGCTATTCATGAAAATAGATTTGCAAAGAGTATCCTTAGGATCTTTTATCATTGCCATGGGAATGCTTGTTGATAATTCCATTGTCATTGTTGATAATACTCTTGTTAACTTAAATAAAAATTTAGGTATTGAAGTATCCCTAGAAAATGCAACCAAAAAACCTGCGATTCCTCTTTTGGGAGCTACCTTAATTGCAGTACTAGCATTTTTACCAGCTTATCTAATGCCTACTTATATGGGAGAATATGTTGGATCTTGTTTCTGGGTAATTGGAATTTCTTTGATTTTAAGTTGGGCTCTTTGCTTAACTCAAACTCCAGCTTATTGTAAAGTTTTCTTAACGAAAAAAGATTTAAAAAAACCTTCAAAAAAAGAAATAAAATTCTATGATAAAGCACGAAAAACATTAGAATTATTAATAAAGTATAAAAAAATTACAATAACTATTGTCTTCTGTAGTCTTTTATTTTCTATATTTTTACTAGCTTTTATTCCTAAATCTTTTTTCCCTGATTCAAATAAAAAAGGATTTACTGTTAACCTATGGTGCCCTGAAGGAACTAAAATAAAAGTAATTGAAGATGCTAGTTTAAAATTAAATAATTTTTTAATGGAAGATAAAAGAATTAAAAATGTTACTGCAACTATTGGAGCATCTCCTGCAAGATATTATGTATCTACTATTCCTGAAGCTCCTAATTCTTCATTTGGAGAACTTATAGTAAGTATTAAAAAATTAAAAGAATTAGACAAAATAGCTAGCAGTATCCTTAATTTTTCCAATAAAAATTTACCTGGAGTAATGGTAAGTATTAAAAAATATCCAAATGGAACTGCTGTAGAATATCCTATTGAATATGAATTTTCTGGACCAGATCCTAAAATTTTAAGAGATCTTTCACAAAAAGCTATAACAATTATGAAAAATACTCCTGGAGCATTAAATGTTAGAACTAATTGGAGAAATAAAGTCTTAACTTGGAAAGGTGATTTTTCTCAAATAAATGCTAAAAAAGTAGCAATCACTCCCTTTGATGTCACTACTTCATTAATAAGAAGTTCAAATGGAATGCCTATTGGAAAAATAAAAGATGAAGATTCTCTTAAGGCGGTTGTACTTAAAGAAAAGCAATATGGAGAACTTTCAAATATAGAAAAGACTCCTATTTGGGGATTAATTGGAAAAGCTCAACCTCTAGGATCAATTATTAAAAACTCTCGTTTAGAATTTGAAAACAATCAAATATGGAGAAAAAATAGAATTAGAACCATTAAAGTTCAATGCGACGTTCCTATTGGAACAAATCCTGATAAAATTAGAAATCTAATGAAAAAAGATATTGAAAATATAACTTTACCTAAAGACTATTCTGCACATTGGGGAGGACTTTTCTTCGAACAAATGAAAAATACAAAGGCTCTAGTTAATTCTGTTCCTTTCCCTGTAGTCATAATGTTTACCATTTGTGTATTACTTTTTGCAAGTGTAAAAATAGCAGGTCTTATATTTTTAATGATTCCTCTTGCCTTAATAGGAATTGCTCCTGGCTTATTGATAACAGGAAAATCATTTGGATTTATGTCCGCCGTCGGATTAATAGCTTTATCTGGAATAATGATTAAAAATATTGTTGTTCTTATGGATGAAATTAATTTCCAAATAAATGGTCTAAAAAAAGAACCAGAGATAGCTGTTATTGATTCTTCAGTAAGTAGAATTCGTGCTGTAGGTCTTGCAGCTGTAACTACTATATTT
- a CDS encoding efflux RND transporter periplasmic adaptor subunit, translated as MKKILIVFFTSILFIGCFNKHKEEFIPPVEIFQVQENEKNIILTYPGITIPSKEANLAFKIPGPILKINVEIGSFVKKGEIIASMDKRDYLLNLKAFENKSIATRNVYEASLAIAKNSDSQFKRVEKLYNNKSLPKKTYEEALAQKKSTSSASLAALANYQASKQAVENCKNHIIDADLKAPFSGYITKKFIGEGGIAAPGIPVFSLASIEKSKIRINITEEDLNKLNTLKSSTFIYKSNNYPLILETASKIKSFGNLSYPLVFKTKDENTSIPSDINGTVKIYLEKNNKVGITIPIEAIFEKNNTPNVWIYDNGVVTLKEIKLIRPLDNNLILVSGLKPKDKIVTRGVHQLSNNEKVKVLKTFSKTNVGKIL; from the coding sequence ATGAAAAAAATATTAATTGTTTTTTTTACAAGTATCCTGTTTATTGGATGTTTCAATAAACATAAAGAAGAATTTATTCCACCTGTTGAAATATTTCAAGTACAAGAAAATGAAAAAAATATAATTTTAACTTATCCAGGAATTACTATTCCTTCTAAAGAAGCAAATTTAGCATTTAAAATTCCCGGGCCTATTCTTAAAATAAATGTTGAAATTGGAAGTTTTGTAAAAAAAGGAGAAATTATCGCTTCTATGGATAAAAGAGATTATCTTTTAAACTTAAAAGCATTTGAAAATAAATCTATTGCTACTAGAAATGTCTATGAAGCCTCTCTTGCCATTGCTAAAAACAGTGATTCTCAATTTAAAAGAGTAGAAAAATTATATAATAATAAATCTCTTCCTAAAAAAACATATGAAGAAGCACTAGCGCAAAAAAAATCTACTAGCTCCGCAAGCTTAGCTGCTCTAGCTAATTATCAAGCTTCTAAACAAGCTGTTGAAAACTGTAAAAACCATATTATTGATGCTGATTTAAAAGCTCCTTTTTCTGGATATATTACTAAAAAATTTATTGGAGAAGGAGGAATTGCAGCTCCTGGAATACCTGTTTTTTCACTTGCTTCAATTGAAAAAAGTAAAATCAGAATAAATATAACTGAAGAAGATTTAAATAAATTAAACACTTTAAAAAGTTCTACCTTTATCTATAAATCTAACAATTATCCACTTATTCTTGAAACAGCTAGTAAAATTAAGAGCTTTGGAAACCTTTCCTATCCTTTAGTATTTAAAACTAAAGATGAAAACACTTCTATTCCTAGTGATATAAATGGTACAGTTAAAATATATTTAGAAAAAAATAACAAAGTAGGAATTACTATTCCCATTGAAGCTATTTTTGAAAAAAATAATACTCCTAATGTATGGATTTATGATAATGGAGTAGTTACTTTAAAAGAAATAAAGCTTATAAGACCTTTAGATAATAACTTAATTTTGGTCTCTGGACTTAAACCAAAGGATAAAATTGTTACTAGAGGAGTTCATCAACTTTCAAATAATGAAAAGGTTAAAGTTTTAAAAACTTTTTCAAAAACTAATGTAGGAAAAATTTTATAG
- a CDS encoding TolC family protein, giving the protein MKLKISFLLFISFLNFSCSNTKLSPNEKIENLTKVNSLNKYGKTLSLKETLEIAKERNLTLKIKELEREISTLDKNIAFGNFLPSINLVGNYSRLNDDVNVDLDISPLTGALGQAFSAMGSSAIGSQFASQKIMSSTLIEKSSYTYGVSAQVPIFVPSYWYLYSARKKGEDISKLVENLTKKMIDLKITSQYFYILTLESQENYLKDEIKSIEETKKRAALSLKVEGIMPWEYEKALVLLKYKKYNLKENERNLRLAKMNLLKSLNLNPMNDIKLDSFKFKKRSFPNLEKCILNSIGNNEILKINNLNVEVNNNIKKIAISNFLPKIILGGNYVNNSNKLLSDPDFLNANVSGVISLFNGFKNINEYKKAIRKEKIANLKLEKEFMKTIIETANAYYNLNKINDLLDISNLNLKAEKGKLKQAKAELSVGMISEEQYFNSLASYNKSLTNVKKLEFNYNLALSSLNITMGISPTIKGE; this is encoded by the coding sequence ATGAAATTAAAAATATCCTTTTTACTTTTTATAAGTTTCTTAAATTTTAGTTGTTCTAATACTAAGCTTTCTCCTAATGAAAAAATAGAAAATTTAACTAAAGTTAATTCATTAAATAAATATGGCAAAACTTTATCCCTAAAAGAAACTTTAGAAATTGCAAAAGAACGGAATTTAACTTTAAAAATTAAAGAACTTGAACGAGAAATATCAACACTAGATAAAAATATTGCATTTGGAAACTTCCTACCATCTATTAACTTAGTTGGTAATTATTCTAGACTCAATGATGATGTTAATGTTGATTTAGATATAAGCCCCTTAACTGGAGCTCTGGGTCAAGCTTTCTCAGCTATGGGAAGTTCCGCTATAGGTAGTCAATTTGCTTCTCAAAAAATAATGTCATCTACCTTAATTGAAAAAAGTTCTTACACTTATGGCGTTAGTGCTCAAGTTCCTATTTTTGTACCTAGTTACTGGTATTTATACTCAGCTAGAAAAAAAGGTGAAGATATATCTAAACTAGTAGAAAACTTAACAAAAAAAATGATTGATCTTAAAATCACTTCTCAATATTTTTATATTCTGACTTTAGAATCTCAAGAAAATTATCTAAAAGATGAGATTAAATCAATTGAAGAAACTAAAAAAAGGGCTGCACTTTCATTAAAAGTTGAAGGAATTATGCCTTGGGAATATGAAAAGGCATTAGTTCTTCTAAAATATAAAAAATATAATTTAAAAGAAAATGAAAGAAATTTAAGATTAGCTAAAATGAACTTATTAAAATCTTTAAACCTAAATCCAATGAATGATATAAAATTAGACTCTTTTAAATTTAAAAAAAGGTCTTTTCCAAATTTAGAAAAATGTATTCTAAACTCTATTGGAAATAATGAAATTTTAAAAATTAATAATCTCAATGTTGAGGTTAATAATAATATTAAAAAAATTGCTATTTCTAATTTTTTACCAAAAATTATTCTAGGAGGGAATTATGTAAATAATTCAAATAAATTATTATCTGATCCTGACTTCCTTAATGCTAATGTTAGTGGTGTCATTAGTTTATTTAATGGCTTTAAAAACATAAATGAATATAAAAAAGCTATTAGAAAAGAAAAAATTGCTAATTTAAAGCTTGAAAAAGAATTTATGAAAACTATTATTGAAACAGCTAATGCTTATTATAATTTAAATAAAATTAATGATCTTTTAGATATTTCGAATTTAAATCTTAAAGCAGAAAAAGGAAAATTAAAACAAGCTAAGGCTGAATTATCTGTAGGAATGATTAGCGAAGAACAATATTTCAATTCACTCGCTTCTTATAATAAAAGTTTAACTAATGTTAAAAAATTAGAATTCAACTACAACCTTGCCTTAAGCAGTTTAAATATTACCATGGGAATATCCCCTACAATTAAAGGAGAGTAA
- a CDS encoding TetR/AcrR family transcriptional regulator encodes MSTKEKILNSAYKLISQKGFEKTSISNICKDVGIQKPSIYYYFNSKNDILFELSDHIINNIVSDFNNDINTCKEINDKENYKLFLITLVERYINRFHMNKDSQLVFTELYIQSNRIPFLESKKNKLTKITKNWIENILKHGLELNIFKNDFNLKLNTELIFNNLLGIECSCIYNLNINYPSVWQAIIITLFK; translated from the coding sequence ATGTCAACTAAAGAAAAAATATTAAATTCTGCTTATAAATTAATTTCTCAAAAAGGTTTTGAAAAAACATCTATATCTAATATTTGCAAGGATGTAGGGATTCAAAAACCTTCTATATATTATTATTTTAATTCTAAAAATGATATTCTATTTGAATTATCAGATCACATAATAAATAACATAGTTTCTGACTTCAATAATGATATTAATACTTGTAAAGAGATTAACGACAAAGAAAATTATAAGCTTTTTTTAATAACTCTAGTAGAAAGATATATAAATAGATTTCATATGAATAAAGATTCTCAGCTTGTTTTTACAGAACTATATATTCAGTCTAATCGTATTCCTTTCCTAGAAAGTAAAAAAAACAAATTAACCAAAATAACTAAAAATTGGATTGAAAATATTTTAAAACACGGATTAGAACTTAATATCTTTAAAAATGATTTTAATTTAAAATTAAATACTGAATTAATTTTCAATAATCTCTTGGGTATTGAATGTAGTTGTATTTACAATCTTAATATTAATTATCCTTCAGTATGGCAAGCAATAATTATTACATTATTTAAATAG
- a CDS encoding GDSL-type esterase/lipase family protein, with protein sequence MKKEIILLGDSIMAWNKFNNFKNYAEPGFTTLDLLWKLQKNNDIIGDVAILMIGVNDILLDCSFQMVGENIEKILKLLKKRFKKIVLISILPTSDKIKNNNILIVNKNLKNIQGIFFLDAYDLFLGDSTKIDNKFTGDGIHLNDYAYKILNKKIEEALQ encoded by the coding sequence ATGAAAAAAGAGATAATTTTACTAGGGGATAGTATTATGGCTTGGAATAAATTTAATAATTTTAAAAATTATGCAGAACCTGGATTTACGACATTAGATCTTTTGTGGAAACTTCAAAAGAATAATGATATAATTGGAGACGTTGCAATTTTAATGATTGGAGTAAATGATATTTTATTAGATTGCAGTTTTCAAATGGTGGGAGAAAATATAGAGAAAATTTTAAAGTTATTAAAAAAAAGATTTAAAAAAATAGTATTAATCTCTATACTGCCTACTTCAGATAAAATAAAAAATAATAATATTTTAATAGTTAATAAAAATTTAAAAAATATTCAAGGGATATTCTTTTTAGATGCATATGATTTATTTTTAGGGGACTCTACCAAAATAGATAATAAATTTACAGGGGATGGGATACATTTAAATGATTATGCTTATAAAATATTAAACAAAAAAATAGAGGAGGCTTTACAATGA
- a CDS encoding methyltransferase domain-containing protein — MIICPKCKEKLSKENKTYKCINNHSFDIAKSGYVNLLLDNQKNSKNPGDDKDMIKSRKFFLEKGYYKDISDKLNEIIENNIEVKEKTFILDIGCGEGYYTGNLKEYLDSRSKESELLGIDISKQAILEASKKYKKIDWVIASALNIPVMEETYDFVICMFSKIIPSEKKRVLKDKGKVIIVSTGENHLQEIKEVVYEKVKKDYYSPMEDMKEFKHVETINVKSKINISEKENIENLFNMTPYRWRSPKEGVKKLFELDSMEVTIDVNFDVFEKN; from the coding sequence ATGATAATTTGTCCAAAATGTAAAGAAAAATTATCTAAAGAAAACAAAACTTATAAATGTATAAATAATCATTCCTTTGATATAGCGAAGTCAGGATATGTTAATTTATTATTAGATAATCAAAAAAATAGTAAAAATCCTGGTGATGACAAAGATATGATAAAAAGTAGAAAATTCTTTTTAGAAAAAGGGTATTATAAGGATATTTCAGATAAATTAAACGAAATTATAGAAAATAATATAGAAGTAAAAGAGAAAACTTTTATTTTAGATATTGGTTGTGGAGAAGGATATTATACAGGAAATTTAAAAGAATATTTAGATTCTAGAAGTAAAGAAAGTGAACTATTAGGTATAGATATATCAAAACAAGCAATACTTGAAGCTTCTAAAAAGTATAAAAAAATAGATTGGGTTATAGCTAGTGCTTTAAATATACCTGTTATGGAAGAAACTTATGATTTTGTAATTTGTATGTTTTCTAAAATTATTCCAAGTGAAAAGAAAAGAGTATTAAAAGATAAAGGGAAAGTAATAATAGTATCTACTGGAGAAAATCATTTACAAGAAATAAAAGAAGTTGTTTATGAGAAGGTAAAAAAAGATTATTATTCTCCAATGGAAGACATGAAAGAGTTTAAACATGTAGAAACAATAAATGTTAAAAGTAAAATTAATATTAGCGAAAAAGAAAATATAGAAAATCTTTTTAATATGACACCTTACAGATGGAGAAGTCCTAAGGAAGGGGTAAAAAAATTATTTGAACTTGATTCAATGGAAGTAACAATTGATGTTAATTTTGATGTTTTTGAAAAAAATTAA
- a CDS encoding YjiH family protein, giving the protein MSIFKFLFYSILGIVAFLAPIKIGGESSILMGHIKSIVIDGYMDQIKYLVILVSLVTIIGTVIGFIKKDFKNKILNEFFICGPINGIVRIGGSIFFLMVHYGIGPAYILDENTGGLMAGDLIPSLMVTFCVGVMLMPLLTSFGLVEFVGVLIAPFMRKIFKVPGYAAIDAIASFLGDGTIGIVVTDQQYQRGYYTQKEAAIIATSFSIVGISFAAVVADFLGFSKIFMIFYGTIAISTVIAGVIMARLPFKKFKNEYYQGKDIGGEEASVSFLVAVKKAAAAAEKSKVLEVFLDSIKKVGVLYITFIPVIMFMGTVGLTLAEHTNVFGIISMPLVPLFRLLGFPLEIAKSMAPTMIIGFADMYLPALLIESVPSEMVRFIVGTLSFAQLIFLSETGMILVASKIGFNFVDALKVFVIRTILTFPIIFIIAKILFSMGILAN; this is encoded by the coding sequence ATGTCAATTTTTAAATTTTTATTCTATTCAATTTTAGGAATAGTTGCATTTTTAGCACCTATAAAAATAGGTGGGGAATCTTCAATATTAATGGGGCATATAAAGTCTATAGTTATAGACGGATATATGGATCAAATAAAATATTTAGTTATTTTAGTATCTTTAGTTACAATAATAGGGACAGTGATAGGATTTATAAAAAAAGATTTTAAAAATAAAATCTTAAATGAATTTTTTATTTGTGGACCAATTAATGGGATAGTAAGAATAGGTGGAAGCATATTTTTTTTAATGGTTCATTATGGTATAGGTCCAGCTTATATATTAGATGAAAATACAGGTGGATTAATGGCAGGAGATTTAATTCCTTCGTTAATGGTAACTTTTTGTGTTGGAGTTATGTTAATGCCGTTATTAACTTCTTTTGGATTAGTTGAATTTGTAGGAGTTTTAATAGCACCTTTTATGAGAAAAATATTTAAAGTTCCAGGATATGCAGCTATTGATGCAATAGCTTCTTTTTTAGGAGATGGAACAATTGGAATAGTTGTAACAGATCAACAATATCAAAGGGGATATTATACTCAAAAAGAAGCTGCCATAATAGCGACTTCATTTTCAATAGTTGGGATTTCATTTGCAGCAGTTGTAGCTGATTTCTTAGGATTTTCAAAAATATTTATGATATTTTATGGAACAATAGCTATTTCCACAGTTATAGCAGGAGTAATAATGGCAAGATTGCCTTTTAAAAAGTTTAAAAATGAATATTATCAAGGGAAAGATATTGGTGGAGAAGAAGCGAGTGTTTCTTTTTTAGTAGCAGTGAAAAAAGCAGCAGCAGCAGCGGAGAAATCAAAAGTTTTAGAAGTTTTTCTAGACTCAATAAAAAAAGTTGGAGTTTTATATATAACCTTTATACCAGTGATAATGTTTATGGGAACAGTAGGTCTTACTTTAGCAGAGCATACTAATGTTTTTGGAATTATATCAATGCCTTTAGTTCCGTTATTTAGACTATTAGGATTCCCATTAGAAATTGCAAAAAGTATGGCACCAACAATGATAATTGGATTTGCAGATATGTATCTTCCAGCACTATTAATTGAAAGTGTTCCTAGTGAGATGGTTAGATTTATAGTTGGGACTTTATCTTTTGCTCAGTTGATATTTTTAAGTGAAACTGGAATGATTTTAGTGGCATCAAAAATAGGATTTAATTTTGTGGATGCTCTAAAGGTATTTGTAATAAGAACAATATTAACATTCCCAATAATATTTATAATAGCAAAAATATTATTTTCTATGGGGATATTAGCAAATTAA